A single region of the Streptococcus sanguinis genome encodes:
- a CDS encoding DUF2969 domain-containing protein: MSKKDKKIEIQITDSKVKVGADQFDGYSLAIGKKVIGEIAELDGQFAIIKNGNAESFYKKLERAVETLIETYNLSK; encoded by the coding sequence ATGAGTAAGAAAGACAAAAAAATTGAAATTCAAATCACAGACAGTAAAGTGAAGGTCGGAGCAGACCAATTTGACGGTTATAGTCTTGCTATTGGCAAAAAGGTTATTGGTGAGATTGCCGAGCTAGATGGCCAGTTTGCAATCATCAAAAATGGAAATGCTGAAAGTTTTTATAAAAAACTTGAAAGAGCTGTGGAAACTTTGATTGAAACCTATAATTTAAGCAAATAG